The following DNA comes from Epinephelus moara isolate mb chromosome 2, YSFRI_EMoa_1.0, whole genome shotgun sequence.
tggttgttgatgttctaggatgtcaacttcagcctgttacatgcattgtctgttttcaaaatacacttcctaaTCCCTGAGAGGAATGGTGAATTTTAGGCAAGGTTGGCCTCACTTCATCTCCTTTAGGCTGTTGTGCATATGAAAtagaatgtagagccaaaccatgatgtcttttcttaacctaaccacatgctgtTGTTGCTTAAAACTAACCACCTGCATTTGTTTCCTGGACCTACTCACGTGCTTTTGTCACCTAAACCTAACAATTTCATTTTGATCCCTGATCCTAACTAGGTGATGTTGTAACCTGAACCTAACAACATGCTtctgttacctaaacctaaccacttgcttttTGTCTTGCCTTAATCTAGCCATGTGCTTTGTTGCTTATTCTATTCGTGGGTATAACATAATGCAGTCTTGATTTTCTGTTATCACCCTGGAGACTTGAGTTTCTCGATCGTTCATTCATAAGTAAAGAGAGAACTGGTTGTCCTTTAATATCACCCATTCAGTGGTGTGTTTTTGATGTGGAGTCTCTGACTTGCAAGTCAAGAATTAAGAAGTAACATGTTACATTAAGGTACagaagattttgttttcttctctgagctctgttttgAAAATTGCAAACAGCAGTCCGTTCCCCAAGTTAGAAACTAAAGTCCCTGTGGTGATGAAGTGAGTGTGCTGCTGTGGGCATCCACTGACGTTAAGAGCAGTATAAGTTCCAGTTCAGTTTGGAGGGACTCAGTCTCACCACATGAGACTGAATGTAGGAATTCGCACAATGTCATAAACTGACTgtggttttgttattttttaatctcAACACAATATTGATTTTAATGTAGGGAATGCATGATAacctgttttgtgtctttacaGTGAATTCTGTTTGCGTGAGGAGGATCATGATGAACTCTACACAGGCTTCATATTTTACACTTGGTGCCTACTTTAACACCGGGGTACTGAAATACTTATACTTCATCATTGTGATGATTTTATACATGTTGATTCTTTGCTCCAACCTCCTGCTGATTGTGGTTATCTGTGTGAACAGAAGCTTACATGAACCTATGTACATGTTTCTGTGCAGCCTGTTTGTAAATGAACTGTATGGTAGTACAGGGTTGTTTCCATTCCTGCTGCTTCAGATCCTCTCTGACATTCACACTGTCTCTGCTTCAGCTTGTTTCCTGCAGATTTTCTATTTGTATTCATATGCTTCTGTGGAATTTTTTAACTTAGCCATCATGTCTTATGACAGATATCTGGCTATCTGTCATCCTCTACAATATAAGACACGTATGACACATAACAAAATTGCAGTACTTATTGCCCTGATATGgttttattgttctgttgtatgttttctTCCAATGTGCTTAAGTGTCCCTTTACAGCTGTGTGGGAACATCATTAACAAAGTGTACTGTGACAACTACTCCATCGTCAAACTGGCCTGCTCTGACACAACAGTCAATAACATTTATGGACTTATTGCCACTTTTGTCACAATCTCTTGTCCTGTATCTTTGATTCTTTACACTTACACAAAGATCTTTAAAGTCTGTTTTTCTGGTTCTAAACACACGAGACAGAAAGCCATCAGTACCTGCACACCTCACCTCGCCTCTCTGCTCAACTTTTCCTTTGGGGCTTTCTTTGAAGTGTATCAGACCAGGTTTAATATGAACAGTGTACCAAATATGGTGCGAATATTTTTATCCTTATACTGGCTCACATGCCAACCTCTCTTTAACCCTGTCGTATACGGCCTGAATGTGTCCAGTATTCGTATCATATGTAAAAAtctgattcattttaaaatgtagacTACTAACATTCATCCCAGAGATTTGCTGATTTGAATCATGTAAACACCTGTTGTGTACAAgtgaaaaagtttttttttttcctccaaataCAAGCAACATTTAGAGTTATGAAACGTGACTTGCAGTATTTGATAGAAGAATGGATAACAAAAGCCTTTGTTAATCAGCAGGACTTGTGTGTCAAGTACAGTTTGTGTCATACATTGATTTGTTACCTTTGAAAGTAAAAAGTTCTACAAAATAAATACTTCAAATGCCTTAAGTTTTCCTTTATTTCTTCCGGGCCTTTTGGGAgccaataatgataataaatgatagtaactttatttgtatggcTCTTATTAGAACAAGGTTACAAAGTGGTTCACAAAGTGCATTAAGATAAAAttgcaataattaaaataatgttaagagcaaagaaaaatagtgtgcacagagacaaaaatagaacaaaacaaaacaaaaaaagttacaaatcaCAATAGTACAAATCATGTATAAAAGGAAaagcttatttattttattttattttatttaacccttATTTAACCAGGCAGAATCATTAAGAACGAGTTCTTATTTACAATGATGGCCTGACAAGAGGCACAAGCTTCTTgagggggaggggagagagggctGTGAAAGAAAAAGGATTGGTTAAAAAGACGGTAGCACAGCACAGAGCACAACTATACAGACATGTAGCAGGACATCAACAGAGACAGCACACAAGCATGGCTATGCGGACAAATAGCAAGAGAGTGACAGGGACAGAAAGGGTTAACAAACATCTATTCAGTCATACAGGCATACAGGCAAAGCAGTGGGGGTTAATAGCGAAGATTATTTACAACAtcacaacacaaaaaacataaaaacaaagttaaaaacagGATTATTTGCAACATCATATCACAAAAAAAGGAGCCTGGGCCAACGGCAGCAGGTATGGGCGCTCAACACAGAGCGCCTACAGAAATATGTTTCaaacaatgatttaaaaaaaggtcatgAGCTAGCAAGCCTAATGTCTTCAGGCAGAgaattccagagcctcggggccttGATGGCAAAAAGCCTGGTCAGCTTTAGTTACCAGCCTTGATCTAGGGGCGACTAGTGAAGGCAGActtgaggatctcaggtcaCAACTTGGAGCGTATGTCGTCAGAAGCTCAGCTATACAACTGGGGGCTAAATCATGTTGaactttaaaagttattaaataatcttaaaatcaattctgaagttGACTGGCAATCAGTGGAGGGAGGCTATGATCAGGGTGTTATGCGACCTACGATTTTTTCTTTGCTACTGAAGATTTActgatgtaaacatgtaaacaatgtGTTACAGTAGTCGAGGtgtgagaaaacaaaagcacGAAGAAGCCTTTCTAGGTCACGGAAAGACACAGCTGATTTAATGTTGATAATATTTCATAGGTGGAAGTTGCAGGATTTAATGAGATTATAGACGTGGTTCAGAGTTCAATTGAGAATCAAAGTGATGCCTAAAGTTCTCACTGTAAATTTTATATTGGTTGCTGGAGGACCAATAAAAGGTTGTCATTTGCCTGCTAGATGATCAGTTCCAAAGTTTATTCATTCTGTCTTGTCTGGGTTTGGCTGCAGAAATTTACAGGTCATCCATTTCTTAATAGTGGAGAAGCACTCCATTACAGTGCTCACACAGCTAACATTATCTGGCTTAACGGACAGGTAGATGTGCATGTCATTGATGTAACAGTGGCAGGATACCCCACTAACATGACTGATGATGCATCCTAAAGCAtataaagtgaaaacaaaatagGACCAAGAGTACGTCCCTGTGGCACTCCACAAATCACTGGAGCTGAAGATGAAACAAAATTacaaatggaaacaaaaaaatatctgaGAGATATGATTCAAACTATTTAAGAGCAGTTCCAGATATATCCACACACCAACTTTATTGACAGTGTTGAACGCAGCACTGAGGTCATgaggcaataaaataaaacattcccCAGCGCCAGCACCCATCAGTAAATCgcacgtctctctctctcacagcagcagaaccgcaaagtaaaagaaatacaGTCCGAGTGAAGCGCTTGAGCCACGGGCGGATACCCGGCCGTCACCGACAACTAAAGCCTCGACTGGTAACAAGTATGAGGGCCGTTGTGGTGAGCTAGCTCGATGCTAATTTCGGCTAGCGGTAGCGGTTAGCATCCGCCGCTAACAACCGCTTCCCAGCTCACCACAACGGCCCTCCTGCCCGTTGCAACAAAACGCTGGaggctcccgttgccggtgacGGCCGGATATCGGCCCATGGCTCCAGCGCTTCACTCAGACTGTATTTCCTTTCCTTTACGGTCCTGAcaactgctgttgctgctgtctgggGCAGGACGCTACACAGTTGAGCCAGAGAAGAGGGGcccagtttgaatgttttgtttacaaactGCAACGAACAAAACTCCAGACTCTACCTTTAATAGATGAGAACTAATAAATCACTTTGATGGTGCATCACTCTAGCCCGTATTTCCCATGGAAGTATGTAGCCTATTGCAGTTCCCCAACCCATAGCAAgttccatgtgtgtttttctccctcatAGTCAGCGTGTAGCTTCTTACCAGGCTAGTTAgctaaacaaaccaaaaaaacccactgagcttcctgtctgtgacgGAAGCTGTCATCAGCAGAAAACCGAAAAGGCACCAACGTGGGGGGCTGGAAAATGACCAATCATAAGAGGGCCGGGGTCAGCCTTGGTCTCCACCCCCAAAGTGTCAAAAGTCCTTGCTTCGAGCGAGCAGAACTCCACCGTGAGCGACCACACGggagagagagaacgagagcAGGAGCGAGCCAGCGCGCGCAAAGCAGCtgcacagtgttgttgtgtgtgtcgcTGCTGTTTTTTACTCGCTCGCACCTGCCTCTGCTTCACTCTGTTGCTGAATATGTGCGCGAAGATCAAACAAGTGCGCACGGCAGTTGAAATCTGCGAGCGTGACACGAAATAATCTATACGAGAGAGATCTGCGAGCGTGTAGATGTGTTATCTGCTCGCGCGACATATGACACATATATAACGCCATAGAAATGGGCCTATAGTTCTGTGGAGGAGCTTTATCAAGGTTCGGCTTTTTTAATAAAGGCTGAAATACAAATACAATGGTGGGGACACACCAATTACACTTGAATATATGAACCTGTGCAATGTGTTTCTGAGGACAGGTCCTGTCACCACATTATCTGTCATCTCATACCTTTGAGCTCATGACAGATGGCATTTATTACCTTGTTTAGAGCCGATGAGTGGGGACAGAGATGTTATATAGCCATCACACACTTACATACATTTGTGCATTATGGTTTTAAGATATTGGTTTTTAATTTTAGGAAGTCCCCCGGTGGACAAGGCCCatatcagcctaactaggggctggttcAAGAtgagcctgagccagccctgactataagctttatcaaagagaaAAGTATTCAGTGTACTCTTAactgtggagacagtgtctgcctctaGGACCAAAATTGAAAGATCGACCCTTTTTCCCATAGTTTAAGATATATCCTGaaatttagattatttttgaaaagcttCACACATTTGTTTATACTTGGTGAATGGAAGAAGGAGTAGTggaccaccaccaccaccattgATATTCTGGATGGGTTCAGGAGTCAGAGCCTTAGTTTTAGTCTAGAATTAGCTCCTTCCACCTTTGCTCATGACGAGCTGCAGATGGTTGGAGACCAACaatagtgtgtgttttttttttttttagatttttttaaattgcccTTTGTGTTTGCTATACGGGGTGAAAAATCAAAAATTGTAAACAACAGGCTCTCTGTAATGTTTAACTGTTTTGCTAACTTTAATTAAACATGAGCATCAATCAGTGGGATCTTTAATAATGAGGCCATCCTTCTGCTGTGggtgtcctctgtgtcctcaaAAGTTTAAAAGAGGTTGAAGCAGAGTTTCAGTTCAGTTACGAGGGGTTCACAGTGTGACTGCAGCAGGTTAACAGGTGAATGTTCAAATGTACTCATCCAAAGTGTTATTTCTGaccactttaaaaagtaaatggTCTGTTTGGGGTTGTATTTTACAGTTTTCTCTATGATAATGAATCTGTTCAGTGTAACTACGCAGacctctgtttttgtgtgtttgatatTTCAGCTGCACATTGTGCCAAAATGCAAGTTTAAAGAAGTTTTCACAGATCTTTAAGAGAATGCAATAATTTTTGATCTATGTTCACAGAATAGATGTAGTGATCCTAAGGATCAAAGAGAGGATCATGATAAACTCTACACAGGGTTTGTTTTTCATACTTGAGGCCTACTTTGACACCGGACTGCTCAAATACTTATATTTTATAATTGTAATGTTTCTTTACATGTTGATTCTTTGCTCCAACCTCCTGCTGATTGTGGTTATCTGTGTGAACAGAAGTTTACATGAACCTATGTACATGTTTCTGTGCAGCCTGCTTGTAAATGAACTGTATGGTAGTACAGGGTTGTTTCCATTGCTGCTGGGTCAGATCCTCTCTGACATTCACACTGTCTCTGCTTCAGCTTGTTTCCTGCAGATTTATTGTGTAAACTCTTATGGAGGTGTAGAATATTTAAACTTAGCCGTCATGTCTTATGACAGATATCTTGCTATCTGTTATCCTCTGCAGTATAACACACGGATGACATCTACCAAGATTATCATGTTGATCGCTGTATCATGGCTGCACCCTTTTTTTGCATGTGCTGTCATGATATTTATGACTTCCTCTTTACAGCTGTGTGGGAACATCATTAACAAAGTTTACTGTGATACCCACTCTGTTGTGAAGCTGGCATGCTTTGACACCAAAGTAAATAACATTTATGGACTCACTGCCACATTTGGGGCAATCTTTGGtgctttaattttaattatttacacTTATGTGAAcatatttaaagtgtgtttttctggtTCTAAACAGACCAGACAGAAAGCTGTCAGTACCTGCACACCTCACCTTACTTCCCTCCTGAACTTCTCTGTTGGCGCGAGCTTTGAAATATTACAGAGCAGGTTTAATATGAGCGGTGTGCCCAATATGTTGCGCATCTTTTTATCCTTATATTTTCTAACATGTGCTCCACTCTTCAATCCTTTAATGTACGGCCTGAATCTGTCCAAAATCCGTGTCAAATGTAAAAATCTGATTGCAAATGTTCTCCGTCAAGGTTAAGTTGTCAAACAGATCAGCACGTCATCTCTGATGTAACCAGACCTGTAGTATGCTTATTTAGACACGTTCATTTTATTAtaagattatatatatatattatatatattatatataatataaaaaattctgaaatgttttgcttttgatGTTCTGTTCACAATNNNNNNNNNNNNNNNNNNNNNNNNNNNNNNNNNNNNNNNNNNNNNNNNNNNNNNNNNNNNNNNNNNNNNNNNNNNNNNNNNNNNNNNNNNNNNNNNNNNNNNNNNNNNNNNNNNNNNNNNNNNNNNNNNNNNNNNNNNNNNNNNNNNNNNNNNNNNNNNNNNNNNNNNNNNNNNNNNNNNNNNNNNNNNNNNNNNNNNNNNNNNNNNNNNNNNNNNNNNNNNNNNNNNNNNNNNNNNNNNNNNNNNNNNNNNNNNNNNNNNNNNNNNNNNNNNNNNNNNNNNNNNNNNNNNNNNNNNNNNNNNNNNNNNNNNNNNNNNNNNNNNNNNNNNNNNNNNNNNNNNNNNNNNNNNNNNNNNNNNNNNNNNNNNNNNNNNNNNNNNNNNNNNNNNNNNNNNNNNNNNNNNNNNNNNNNNNNNNNNNNNNNNNNNNNNNNNNNNNNNNNNNNNNNNNNN
Coding sequences within:
- the LOC126403344 gene encoding olfactory receptor 11A1-like — its product is MMNSTQASYFTLGAYFNTGVLKYLYFIIVMILYMLILCSNLLLIVVICVNRSLHEPMYMFLCSLFVNELYGSTGLFPFLLLQILSDIHTVSASACFLQIFYLYSYASVEFFNLAIMSYDRYLAICHPLQYKTRMTHNKIAVLIALIWFYCSVVCFLPMCLSVPLQLCGNIINKVYCDNYSIVKLACSDTTVNNIYGLIATFVTISCPVSLILYTYTKIFKVCFSGSKHTRQKAISTCTPHLASLLNFSFGAFFEVYQTRFNMNSVPNMVRIFLSLYWLTCQPLFNPVVYGLNVSSIRIICKNLIHFKM
- the LOC126400655 gene encoding olfactory receptor 10A6-like, which produces MINSTQGLFFILEAYFDTGLLKYLYFIIVMFLYMLILCSNLLLIVVICVNRSLHEPMYMFLCSLLVNELYGSTGLFPLLLGQILSDIHTVSASACFLQIYCVNSYGGVEYLNLAVMSYDRYLAICYPLQYNTRMTSTKIIMLIAVSWLHPFFACAVMIFMTSSLQLCGNIINKVYCDTHSVVKLACFDTKVNNIYGLTATFGAIFGALILIIYTYVNIFKVCFSGSKQTRQKAVSTCTPHLTSLLNFSVGASFEILQSRFNMSGVPNMLRIFLSLYFLTCAPLFNPLMYGLNLSKIRVKCKNLIANVLRQG